GGGCTGCCAGTGCTGGAAGAAGCTGGAGGGCAGGAGGCCTCACTATGGGCACACGAAGGGCCATGGCTAGCCTCACTGATGTCTTGATGCAGCTGGTGAGAACGGTCACCCTGGTGGCTGAACAGAGATCCTGGGGAAGACACCAACTCAGCCCCAAGGAAAACCTCCCCCGGGATCTCTGGACACATTTCCCCAGTGCACCCATCCACCCCCAGACCTACTGCACTGGCCCCAGGACACTGGATGcaccctgggggtggggccgTCTTGCCCTCGGGCCGGGGGCAGCCCTGAGGGTGGGGCCGTCTCTCCCCTCTGTACCGGGACAGTGGGTGCCCCCTGGAGGTGGAGCCATGTCTCCCCTCAGTCCTGGGGCAGTGAGAGccccctgggggtggggctgtctctccTTGGTCCCGGGGCAGTGGGTGccccctgggggtggggccatgTCTCCCCTCAGTCCTGGGGCAGTAGGTGTGCCCTTGGGGAGGCTCTGTCTCTCCTTGGTCCCGGGGTGCCAGTGGTGCCCCCTGAGGCCTGGGCCCTGTCTCCCCTCGTTCCCAGGGGAAGTGGTgccctgggggtggagggtctcCCCTGGGTTCTGGGGCAgtgagtgccccctgctggcgcTATGCTCCTCACTCTCACTTTTCCCCACAGCCTTATGTGAATCATGTTTGTTTCTACAAATGGCTGCTCTGGAAGCTCGCCCCTTCCAGTTGCTGGGCTGCCAAGCTGCCCAAGGTGGCTGATATGCATGTTGCCTGTTCTGAGCTACAGGATGCCCCAGACCCGGCCTCTGAGCAGGGGCCAGAGGCCTCTTTGCCCACGAGGCACAAGGTTGTTGTGCGAGGTTTTCTAAACCCCTTCTGCCTTTCGCTGCTGTCTCTCCGTGTGAGCCTGCTCGGCTGGTACTTCTGCCTCTGGAAGGTGCAGGAGGATGTGGTCAGCTGCATCCGTCTCTCGCTGGAGCTCTGCACCGACATGTTCTTCTACTGGGCCCAGAACCTGCTGCTGGgctgcatgctgctgctgctgctcgtaTGGAAGGCTTCCCAGAGAGTCCAGCAGCGTGTCCAGGCgcagctgcagcagagctgggtgagaaGTGGTGGGGGAGGGCTGTAGGGACACAGGGCGCCCCACTCACAAGGGAATCCCCAATCTGGGGTCTCTGCCACACCCCTGGCAGTGCCGGACATGGTGCAAGCTCCTCCcggccctggggctgtggggaggagagtgAGCTCCCGCTGGAGCCGGTGTGGGgcgttgtgggggaggagggagggagggagagcgtGACCCCCCAAAAGGGATCAAAGTTAAATTCCTGCACACGCCCCTGGTCTGCCTGCCGTCTCCCCTGTGGCAGCCCCTGCAAAGTCCCCCTCACTGTGTGGATTGGCCCTGGCTAGCCCCACACCTGCCTGGCCAGCTGCTGGGGCCGCATGTCTGAACTCCCCCTCACTGGGTCCCTGCCTCCCTGGCCTCTCTCCCATGCCGGCCACCTGAGCAGGCCTGGCAACTGGAGCTGTGCAACCCGCCCTGGTGTCTCCAAGCCCCGTGCCACACCTGTGTGCTGGCCACTCatctccctgccctgcctttgTCTCCGCCAGAGGGCACTCGAGAGGCCGTTTGTCACTGTGCTCTTGCTGCTCCTGACCTGCTCCTGGCGCCTGGAGCGTCTGGTGGCCCCGGTAGCCTGGGGCCCTGCCTACTGCATCACCAGGCTCACTGGCCTCACGGCCTGGCTCCTGCAAGCTGCTTTTGAACATACCACCAGTGTCGCTAGCCAGGCAGAGGAGGGCGTGGAGATGGTGAGgatgaagactgagaggggaggaAGGCCTTGCGCTTCCCTCGCACCAAAGGATTCACATTTCCTTGGGAAGGAGGCCAGAGTCGAAGTTTCTTCCCATGGCCTTTAATAAACACTGctggaaaaatgaaaaggaggacttgtggcaccttagacactaaccaatttatttgagcataagctttcgtgagctacagctcacttcatcggatgcattcagtggaaaatacagtggggagatttatatacacagagaacatgaaacgatgggtgttaccatacacactgtaacgagagtgatcacttaaggtgagctattacaagcaggagaagcgggggtggggggggaggagggaaacctttcgtagtgataatcaaggtgggccatttccagcagttgacaagaacgtctgagggtatgtctacactacgaaattaggtcgaatttatagaagtcggttttttagaaatcggttttatatagtcgattgtgtgcgtccccacagaaaatgctctaagtgcattaagtgcagtaactcggtGGAGCGCTTCCACactaccgaggcaagcgtcgacttccggagcattgcactgtgggtagctattccacagttcccgcagtctccgctgcccattggaattctgggttgagatcccagtgcctgatggggctaaaacattgtcgcgggtggttctgggtacatatcgtcaggcccccgttccctcccttcctccgtgaaagcaagggcagacaatcgttttgcgccttttttcctgagttacctgtgcagacgccataccacggcaagcatggagcccgctcagctcaccgtcaccgtatctctgctgggtgctggcagacgtggtactgcattgctacacagtagcagcaacccattgccttgtggcagcagacagtgcaataggactggtagccgtcattgtcatgtccgaggtgctcctggtcgtctctgcgaggtcgatcaggagcgcctgggcagacatggacgcagggactaaatttggagtgacttgatcaggtcattctctttagtccctgcagtcagtcctattgaaccgtcttatggtgagcaggcaggcgatacagattgctagcagtcttgtaccatcttctgccgagcagccataagatgtggatggcatgcagtccttctgcaccgtatgctgccagccaaagatgtaaaagatagatggagtgtatcaaaacaagaaatagaccagatttgttttgtactcatttgcaacccccccaccccccatctaggggactcattcctctaggtcacactgcagtcactcacagagaaggtgcagcgaggtaaatctagccatgtatcaatcagaggccagaccaacctgcttgttccaataagaacaataacttaggtgcaccatttcttattggaaccctccgtgaagtcctgcctgaaatactccttgatgtaaagccaccccctttgttgattttaactccctgtaagccaaccctgtaagccatgttgtcagtcgcccctccctgcgtcagagcaacggcagacaatcgtgcatctgagttgagagtgctgtccagagcagtcacaatggagcactctgggatagctcccggaggccaataccgtcgaattgtgtccacagtaccccaaattcgacccagcaaggccgatttaagcgctaatccacttatcgggggtggagtaaggaaatcgattttaagagccctttaagtcgaaataaagggcttcatcgtgtggacgggtgcaggtttacattgatttaacgctgctaaatttgacctgaagtcctagtgtagaccagggttgaggaacagtgggcaggggggtggggataaacaaggggaaatagttttactttgtgtaatgactcatccactcccagtctctattcaaacccaagttaattgtatcccatttgcaaactaattccaattcagcagtctctcgctgaagtctgtttttgaagtttttttgttgaagaattgcaacttttaggtctgtaatccagtgaccaaagagattgaagtgttctccgactggtttttgaatgttataattcttgacgtctgatttgtgtccatttattcttttacatagagactgtccagtttggccaatgtacatggcagaggggcattgctggcacatgatggcatatatcacattggtagatgtgcaggtcaacgagcctctgatagtgtggctgctaGGAAAGCTGCTCATCCCTCACAcatggggttggggagagggagtgggaaTACGCAGAGCCCATTgtccagcagtggccagagcgCCCCTCCGGGCAGAGACCCTATCTGAAGAGCTGAGGGTCTCCAGGTTGAGTGTATGTCCCCCAATGGCTGTGTCAGTGGCCCTGGAGCAATGTTTATGAGGCACAAAGGGCACAAGCAACTGTCTGCACTTGCCCCCTCACGATGCCTCCAGCACAGCAGCCTGGGCCTCTGGTAGGTGGCTGGGAGCAGGCACTTAA
The Eretmochelys imbricata isolate rEreImb1 chromosome 17, rEreImb1.hap1, whole genome shotgun sequence DNA segment above includes these coding regions:
- the TMEM270 gene encoding transmembrane protein 270; protein product: MASLTDVLMQLPYVNHVCFYKWLLWKLAPSSCWAAKLPKVADMHVACSELQDAPDPASEQGPEASLPTRHKVVVRGFLNPFCLSLLSLRVSLLGWYFCLWKVQEDVVSCIRLSLELCTDMFFYWAQNLLLGCMLLLLLVWKASQRVQQRVQAQLQQSWRALERPFVTVLLLLLTCSWRLERLVAPVAWGPAYCITRLTGLTAWLLQAAFEHTTSVASQAEEGVEMVSHMTFLCPVAGSSDTR